The Prionailurus bengalensis isolate Pbe53 chromosome C2, Fcat_Pben_1.1_paternal_pri, whole genome shotgun sequence DNA segment AAATATTCCATCTAAAAATGGCTGCCAAGAAACCTGCCATAATTCTGCATTTGATGGCACATCATGCTTGTGCAAGACAGAGCCAGTATAATGCCAAATCTTGTACCCATTATTGACACGTAACCTGGGAGCACATGTGGCTGTTAAAATATGCTCACCATCAGGGCACCAAGCAAAATATGTAGAATCAGAGGCCACTGGTTTAGAAATAAGTTTGTAGTTTTTAACATCCCACACTTCCATTTGTCCCCTCAGATTTCCAAACCCAGCTAGTACTAATATATGTCCATGCGGGCTATAGTAGGCTGCATTACGAGGACCAGTTCCGAAGTCAAAAACAGGATCACATTTCAAGTTGAAAATTGTCGCTTTGGCAGGCATAAAACCATAAACAGCACAAAACTCAGTAGAACTAGAATTCCAAACGACATCATAAATGGGGCCATTTTTtgctagaaaaagaatataaaaccgAAATTAGCAATAAAGAATAACATGAGTACAATATTTATTAGTGAATTACAATTGTATAATACTCATAAACATgtcaaacagtaaaaaaaaaatccaacaatttCAAGAtacattacaattaaaatatttttatatgatatacTATGGATATTGATGTATAACCATAAATTTATTTAAGAACCTCTAGGGAATCTAAATTTCGTTTAAACATTTTGGCAAAGACAcacgttattattattattaccaaacTAGTTTTCACTGGGAGAGGTAATGTGGGCACACaggaataaaaatacacattatataaaatgatacaCCACACAATAAGTTCCCCCACACAAAGGCAACCCTCTGTTCCCTGTATATACTTTCAGAATAGTTTTGTTGAAATTAAGCATCTCTCttaaccatacacacacacacacacagttctttGTTGTTACAGTTAGTATTCTATCTTGGAGATGTTTCCATATAAGCACACTAAGATCTGCCTCACTCTTTTCCAATGGTACTGTATTCCTATATATTCTCAACTGTGAGTGTACACAAACACATCTATAGGAGTGAAACTGGCTGCTCAAAGGTACATACATTTAGTTGATAATGTGCTACCAGACTGCCCTTCAGAgaagctgtaccattttatattatcaacaggttttttttgaagtttatttacttatttttttagtaatctctacacccaatgtggggctcgaactcacaaccccaagaacaagagtcacatgctcctctgccTGAGTTAGCCAGGAGCCTCAACAGTGTGAGAGTACAGATTTTCTCCTCATTCTCATTCACACTGTGTAGTTTCATACTTTTATCTTTGTCAAGCTGCTGAGACAAAAATTGTCTtgccttcctttctgttcttttattataAACTGAGCACATTTTAATATACTTACACAATCTTATTTCTGGTTTTGTGGACTATTTTTTACTGTCCCATGCCTATTTTTCTCCCCAATTATTGGCCTTTTATTGATTTGTTATAGCAACAAAATTCACCTTTCTCATACTCATCCCTTTTCCATCTAAATAAATTTTCCCCAATCTTTTGTTTGGCTTATTTTATGGAATTTTCTTCCTCCGATGTAAAactctgtattttatatattcaaattaatCACTTTTCCTTTATTAGTTCTGCCTTGTTAGAAAAtcttttttcggggcgcctgggtggcgcagtcggttaagcgtccgacttcagccaggtcacgatcttgcggtccgtgagttcgagccccgcgtcgggctctgggctgatggctcagagcctggagcctgtttctgattctgtgtctccctctctctctgcccctcccctgttcatgctctgtctctctctgtcccaaaaataaataaaacgttgaaaaaaaaaaaaaaaaaaaaaagaaaatcttttttcacttttttaagattagaaaaaaatcaactttagaaCCAGTTTACCTAGTTTATAAAAACCTACcggcattttaatttttaggttAATTTggagaaatgacatctttatAAAATTCTCCTTATAAAGGTCACATTTTGTCCCttagaagttttaaagttttcttcctaTTAGTCCTATAGATTTCTTGCCTTTTGTTGTTATGCATTTCCttctattatgttttttaagtggCTATTTATACTGTGACTTCATCTATACATACAGAGAtgattctgtttttcctctttcaaaagtgtacatttattcttttgataTGTTACACTGACAAGGTCTTTCAGGATGTTAAATTATAGCGGAAAGAGGACACCCTTGTTTCCTTTCTGACTTCAGAGGGAATACATAGTTTTTTGTAAGGAAGTTTATCCTACTCCTACATGttcaattcaaaatgaaaatccaGGGAGTTGCCAGAGTTTTAAAACTGTCTTATTCTACAGTTAATTTAGCTCatcaaaacaaaagataaaatggtGACATTCCTCACACTCAGTTCTGAAGGAGTGCTACACTCACAAGACCAACTCCCTGTCATTATAAGTTAAATAAGTCCCCAAAGAGCTACTGCAATGAAATTAACCTCACTCAGCAAGTTCCCCACTAAAGTGCTGGCATAACTAAATTAATTGGATTCTGTCAAAATAATGTATGTCTGGGGATGACTTTAAGTTTATTAATCAAGAGGAATTTTACCTGAAAGGTTATTAAAATATGTGAGTTTTATCACTTGAACAAGAATTTAGATTGCATCATCTTTATGGCCcagtattttttccattgttttagcATAAGAAGACTATGGGAATACTCACGTAGCTGCACGACAGCGCTTTCTCCGTTCACTGCAATGTAGTGCAGCGTTTGTTCCCCGTAGTAGGACGCCCCTGTCTTGTCAACGTCTGTACTAGCTATTACTAACACAGCAGTAGCTAGAACGGAAAAAACTTTCATTAgatttaaaacacaatttaacCTGATGctgataagaaaaaatttttaaatgtaacacaGCACatgtaaattttcattaaataagcattgatattctttttttctatatacatatagGAATATAAGCCTCAATGAATACTtgataaatgagataaaatgtatttatcataCCTTTTTTATTCCATAGCATTGTAACTTTATCAGctttaaagaaacttttattaGCTAAGGCTGCATGAGGTCCATCAAAATTGGGGTACTGATATAATCTAACAAATGAAGGTGCACCCTTACTTCCTGGAACATAGACAGCCACCTGAAATACACATATATCATCGTCACTTAATTTTCTGAGGCATATAAACTAAGATGGACATGTTTTTATAGTCACTAAGCACTAGGAAAAGGTTTAATTTCCTAAAATTCCATATGAACAAAGACATAGACATTACCTTGTATGGTTGGGGTCCAGGTGATAACacaaaatcattaattttttgcAAATGCAATTTGTTTGCAATTGtgtctaaaaaaaacaaaaagcaaatggtgttggaagaATGAAACTAATAGGAACATGATAAATTCTGCATGTATTATAAACGATTAATGTAATGATATAGTAATACTGCTCATTGTAGTCTCATGAGTAGACTCATGTGGAGTGGGAACAACACAGACCTACATTTTAATTTCTACCCAGTCATTTagtggctgggtgaccttgggcaagtaatgAGATTATACATCTAATCCCACTGATTGATTATAAGAACACAGTGCTCTTTCTTATATAAATGGTGCCACTAGGTAATCAAATAGTAGATGGGGGAATTTCTCTTTATAGAAGTAGTATAGCTTATAAATGAGAGGGTAGGGAGGAGGAAAATCAATGTGCAACCAGTCATGAAATAACAGATCAGCTAATCCTACAAAATTACAGACAAGAAGACACTATGTGCTTCTTGATAAAAGAACTGAATACTGCTTGTGAGTCAGACTTGTCCTCATCTCCCCaaaaaagagaatctgaagctgaccAGTTCTAGATGCAAATAGCTATTTAGGGGACAGATGAACATGTTAAACTACAGGACAAGATACAATAGCAAAATTCaactatgagaaaatatatgACAAGTAACcttgtttcttaaataaaaaatctcaAGGTGGGGGTAAAAAAGATGGACAGGGAGCCTATAgcttaaaagaaacttaaaagaggggtgcctgggtggctctgttggctaagcatccaactcttgatttcagctcagatcatgagctcacagttcatgagttcgagccctgcatcaggctcggcactgacagtgcagcgcctgcttggaattatctctttctctctctcaaaaataagtaaataaacttaaaaaagaaaaagaaaaaggaaaagaaaaagaaagaaacctaagattctctctctccctctcctctacctctcccctgctcacacacactctctccctctaaataaataaatcaatagctttaaacaaaacaataacaaaaaattaaaacatttgcaaTTATCAGAAATTTGAACACTGACCAGATACTTTATATCtgtgataatggtattgtggctattaaacaattaaaaagccCTAGTCTTCAGAGATACATACTGAGATGTACAGGTAAAATTATATGATGCCTAGGATTTGCTTTAGCACAGTAAGAGAGATGTTAGGTGGAGAGATGTGTGGATGAGGTAGGATTGGCAATGGGCTGAAAGTAACTGGGACTAGGTGTCTACTTTTATGTTTGAAATTCCACacaataagacatttaaaaaatttgtatcaAAGAATTTCAATAGTAACTAAACTCTGAAAGAGGTATGCAAATGCCTTAATagcaattattaaataaaaacttattataaaaacaaatctttgttAGAATTTCTTCAGTATTTAGATTTACAAGAGTTattcaaatgaattaataaaacagCAATTAACATATTAACAGTATTTAGGAAAACCCTATGATGCCATATAAGGCAACAAaactgtatatacatttatagtaAGTGATAAATTGATTTCACAAATCTTTCCATACTAAAATTGTTGTTTTCAAAGAAGTGAACTTCATTGTTAACATTTCGGGCACAGATAGTTTCATCTTCTGACCATGATGGACACCTACgttgaaagaatatgaaaaaaatttagacaCGTGTAACCTCACATGTTAACCTGTTAAAGTTTGTGATACGCttactatttaagaaaaatacttataaatatgaTGTCAAGTCAGTTCCTAATAGTTTCAGTTAAGCATTTGTAAAAGAAAGGTATTGTTCGTTTTCATccaaatattaaacaaaagaaagatcaagTTTTTACTCTATTACATTCCCACAAATTCCAGATCTTTAAAGATCTAGATTTTAGTCTAACAAGTTATTTTCTAAACTAGTACCTGAGAAACAATTATACAATGAAGATATTTAgaacattttgtaaataattagcattttaaagcatttatttaccaattttgcatttttttctgaatgaaagaCTTCAAACATGTACCAGTTTTCACATCGTAAAGTTGTAGGTTGGGTACCCCAGCTGTGCCATCTTTAGAAGCTAAAAGAAACACAGATGTCTTTGCAATAATTGTCTCCTAACGTTAGTAAAAAgaatttattcttaaaacaaCTTTGAACAAGATTATAAAGATCAAGTAAAAGAGTTGCTTTAAATCAACTTTCCCTTTTGGGTTTAATCTCTATTCCTAAAGCCATGACAAAAGTTCAGCATTTCTGAAATGAGTTGATTACTATAGATTTTAAGAATACTTAAAAGATTTGTTTATTAAGCGTGACATgttaaatggattaaattatCTTATTATGAAATCAATCGTGTGTCtctatttcacacacacacaaagttacaCAAACTATTCATGAGTCTcaatttcccatttatttacttggaaaaaaaagattcattcaaGTCTGCCTCTTGGAAGAAGCAAGCTAGAAGGTTTATAACCAAACAACGAACTATTATCATATATTTAACTCAACAATGCCCAcactattaaaacatttttttaaaagcccctATACCCCGAGTGTTTTCTTATTCATCTATGAAGTGCAGCTGTATAAAATGTTCATACAACATACCATCATATCgttaaatgtgttaaaaaaaaatggcacaccATCTTCCTATTCTTTGTCATATCTTACACATTTCTTACATGTTGCGTCTATTGAACTTCCTCTTTGATTTacaatgattatttaaaatgttttccatttaaaggtcattattattcttaatttttgagatCTTCTCCATAAGTAACCACTGATGATTCACTTTCTAAAATTCCCCttgagctttttcttttcctctatctcACGATAAACCTTTTCACTAACTTACTGTACCTTGAAATTACTTAAAGTACATTGTATTGGGGGAATACAAGATTCATTGTTGAGTAAAGATTTTCACAAACACTACTTACTATCTAAAGATTAATTGCTTTCTTAAAAGGTTGTaaactgtctctttttctcccctgaaTTGAACTGATCTTGTCAATATTCTTACAATTGGAAAATACTTACTAGTGTAAGGCTGCCATGTTGCCAGGACAGTGTTTTTTGGCGAGAACTCAAGGCAAACTGCCTTTGGGAGGTCGAAGGAGTGCCGTAGTCCCTTGTTAGTGACATTGATAATATTTATTCTGGTTTCAAAAGAAATTACTTCAGCAATGAAACACTGTTTTAAAATAGCCAGCACTATCCAAAACATTCATACCTCTTTTCAAATACAGATCACTGTAAAGTGgttgttttcataaaaatcaattttcagGTAAGTTCTAGAAAACATCCAATAAAcaccttaaaaacaacaacaaaaaccaagtgTATGTTTTGCCAAAAGGCCCCTATGTAAGGCTGGTACTGGGGAATACAGAATTAGCAGAAGGATATAACACATGATTCTACTTTTagctgaaaagaaaacaacaggccTTTAAGTGGACGCAGAGCTAACCTACATATAAGCTGAGGTGTATTAGACTAAAGCAAAATAGAAGTGCTAGGCCAAaagtatatttttcaatttgACTAAATGGAAGCTGTAGCAGTTGTGAGATCAATAAGGACGCTTTCGATGTCTATCAAAATATCAGAAGCCATCTTCAAAAGATAAAGGTAAAACTATGAATCATCATAATACGATAATGATGAAAATTACAGCAATTGTATAATAAAAgcagtttccattttttggatGCTTTCTATGAACCATGTTTTGCTCTGACCACTTTatgtacattttctcatttaatcctcacaagagaTTTGTAAAATAggtattatcatctccattttacaaatgttaaaaGTGAAGCTTAGAAAAAGTAAATGATTTATGATTTGTCCAAGATCATACGACTGATAAATGCCAGAGCCAAGTTCTAAAGTTTCCCAAGTTCTAAAACCAGTTTTGCCTGACTTGTCTTATGTactctttggggggaaaaatatattccatcttattttagaaattgctaaaaaaaaaaaaaaaattgtttaaagttacTTTGTTCTATTCAAGTTTGGGACACTGGTTTAGGATAAGCAGAAATTGCTAAGAGTGAACGATTACTGCATATTGTttaaacaccacacacacacacacacacacacacacacaaatatacaagaTTCTTTAAAACTTACTGTAAATTACGTATTTTAGAATTAcatgaaactttcttttttttggtttttgatagCCTTTAAGAGTTATtcttagttaaaaataaagagtatttattttaactaaaaacctcacatatttaaagaaaaatctgttataGTTTTTGATTAATTAACTATGACCTCAGCAAAGCCACAATCAATACACTACATCTGTTTCTCTTGACCTCAGGAACATTGTATGTTGTTGTGGCCATAGCAGTTTAAGGAAATAAATGCTAGAACCAGGTAtagaaaatatctattaaaaagaTGGACACAACAAATGGGCACAACAAagggttcaggggcacctgggtggggctcagtcggttaactgtcagactcgattttggct contains these protein-coding regions:
- the EIF2A gene encoding eukaryotic translation initiation factor 2A isoform X1 codes for the protein MGFSFRDKMAPSTPLLTVRGSEGLYMVNGPPHFTESTLFPRESGKNCKVYTFSKDGTLFAWGNGEKINIINVTNKGLRHSFDLPKAVCLEFSPKNTVLATWQPYTTSKDGTAGVPNLQLYDVKTGTCLKSFIQKKMQNWCPSWSEDETICARNVNNEVHFFENNNFNTIANKLHLQKINDFVLSPGPQPYKVAVYVPGSKGAPSFVRLYQYPNFDGPHAALANKSFFKADKVTMLWNKKATAVLVIASTDVDKTGASYYGEQTLHYIAVNGESAVVQLPKNGPIYDVVWNSSSTEFCAVYGFMPAKATIFNLKCDPVFDFGTGPRNAAYYSPHGHILVLAGFGNLRGQMEVWDVKNYKLISKPVASDSTYFAWCPDGEHILTATCAPRLRVNNGYKIWHYTGSVLHKHDVPSNAELWQVSWQPFLDGIFPAKTITYQAVPSDVPSEEPKVATAYRPPALRNKPITNSKLHEEEPPQNMKPQAGNDKPLSKTALKNQRKHEAKKAAKQEARNEKSPDLAPTPAPQSTPRNTISQSTSGDPEVDKKIKNLKKKLKAIEQLKEQAAAGKQLEKNQLEKIQKEKALLQELEDLELGI
- the EIF2A gene encoding eukaryotic translation initiation factor 2A isoform X3; protein product: MQNWCPSWSEDETICARNVNNEVHFFENNNFNTIANKLHLQKINDFVLSPGPQPYKVAVYVPGSKGAPSFVRLYQYPNFDGPHAALANKSFFKADKVTMLWNKKATAVLVIASTDVDKTGASYYGEQTLHYIAVNGESAVVQLPKNGPIYDVVWNSSSTEFCAVYGFMPAKATIFNLKCDPVFDFGTGPRNAAYYSPHGHILVLAGFGNLRGQMEVWDVKNYKLISKPVASDSTYFAWCPDGEHILTATCAPRLRVNNGYKIWHYTGSVLHKHDVPSNAELWQVSWQPFLDGIFPAKTITYQAVPSDVPSEEPKVATAYRPPALRNKPITNSKLHEEEPPQNMKPQAGNDKPLSKTALKNQRKHEAKKAAKQEARNEKSPDLAPTPAPQSTPRNTISQSTSGDPEVDKKIKNLKKKLKAIEQLKEQAAAGKQLEKNQLEKIQKEKALLQELEDLELGI
- the EIF2A gene encoding eukaryotic translation initiation factor 2A isoform X2, whose translation is MTKRIETFKESGKNCKVYTFSKDGTLFAWGNGEKINIINVTNKGLRHSFDLPKAVCLEFSPKNTVLATWQPYTTSKDGTAGVPNLQLYDVKTGTCLKSFIQKKMQNWCPSWSEDETICARNVNNEVHFFENNNFNTIANKLHLQKINDFVLSPGPQPYKVAVYVPGSKGAPSFVRLYQYPNFDGPHAALANKSFFKADKVTMLWNKKATAVLVIASTDVDKTGASYYGEQTLHYIAVNGESAVVQLPKNGPIYDVVWNSSSTEFCAVYGFMPAKATIFNLKCDPVFDFGTGPRNAAYYSPHGHILVLAGFGNLRGQMEVWDVKNYKLISKPVASDSTYFAWCPDGEHILTATCAPRLRVNNGYKIWHYTGSVLHKHDVPSNAELWQVSWQPFLDGIFPAKTITYQAVPSDVPSEEPKVATAYRPPALRNKPITNSKLHEEEPPQNMKPQAGNDKPLSKTALKNQRKHEAKKAAKQEARNEKSPDLAPTPAPQSTPRNTISQSTSGDPEVDKKIKNLKKKLKAIEQLKEQAAAGKQLEKNQLEKIQKEKALLQELEDLELGI